A DNA window from Pogona vitticeps strain Pit_001003342236 chromosome 2, PviZW2.1, whole genome shotgun sequence contains the following coding sequences:
- the LOC110090162 gene encoding killer cell lectin-like receptor subfamily B member 1B allele A: MEDEEGYMALSIQPRKKHKQNPQHQEPETLLRHRRCCQIISGAGGAVILLLAGAAVALRICAFQRKYYTDPLEKPVVPQGRINDTENNSRHKNIISRLQEFMCKIPQNKLTESFRCKLCPENWLRLENKCYWVSKIQATWQMGQEDCRAKGSQMLVIQKQEEAAFIQSISEEAQLLWIGLMTTFPLGKWIWEDGSPLDENQSEALGPVEANSCGMLNGGKMIAESCSTVTSWVCEKEAFDLSSN, translated from the exons ATGGAGGACGAGGAAGGCTACATGGCGCTTAGCATTCAACCAAGGAAAAAGCACAAACAGAACCCTCAACATCAGGAACCAG AAACCCTACTGCGACATCGCCGGTGTTGTCAGATCATTTCTGGGGCTGGAGGCGCCGTGATCCTGCTTCTGGCTGGAGCTGCCGTTGCTTTGCGTATTTGTG CTTTTCAGAGGAAGTACTATACAGATCCTCTAGAGAAACCTGTTGTCCCTCAAGGCCGCATCAATGACACAGAAAACAACTCCAGACACAAGAACATAATCTCCCGCTTACAAGAGTTTATGTGTAAAATACCACAAAACAAGTTAACAG AGAGCTTCAGGTGCAAACTGTGCCCTGAAAATTGGCTCCGTCTTGAGAACAAGTGTTACTGGGTCTCTAAAATACAAGCAACCTGGCAAATGGGTCAGGAAGACTGCAGAGCAAAAGGCTCTCAAATGCTGGTGATACAGAAGCAGGAGGAAGCA GCTTTTATACAAAGTATTTCTGAAGAGGCGCAGCTGCTGTGGATTGGACTGATGACCACATTCCCCTTGGGAAAATGGATCTGGGAAGATGGCTCCCCATTAGATGAAAACCA atcAGAGGCATTGGGCCCAGTTGAAGCAAACAGCTGTGGGATGCTGAATGGCGGCAAAATGATTGCGGAATCTTGCAGCACGGTGACTTCGTGGGTCTGTGAGAAAGAAGCGTTTGATCTAAGTAGTAATTAG